The genome window GTACCAACGCGAACATTGCGGATGTAATACGGCGACCAGCGTGCATGAATGCCCGGCGAGCAGTCGAACAATTGCGACGAATTACCCGAAGGCTTCACGCAGGTGACCGATGCAGAAGGATTGATGCTCAACATTTGGGCAACCTGACGGTTGGTTTCAACCGCAACTTGTTTGAGCATTTTCATCACTTCCGGATCCTGGGCAATTTTGCTGTCCAGCTGTCCGTTGATGTCCACACCCAACAGGCGCTCTTCTTCGCAATTGTGTTTCCACTGCGGACGCAATCCCGGGAAGTGCGTTGCCATCGACTGAATGGTGCCGATGATCGTGGCGACTTCCACCTTATCGCGCAGTGTTTCGTAAGTGTCATCCGCGCGGGCGATGGCGATAGAAAGGTTGCAGAATTCGTACGGGCGCAACACAATTTCGCCGCAGGGATTGGTGCCGAATACGTCCTGTTTACGTCGTTCCGGAATGGAATTGGTGATCGCGTGGCGGGCAAAAATACCCGGTTCGCCGCGTCCCGATTCTACCATATCCAGCATGTAACGGGTTAATTCCATTTGAGTTAACGGACGGTCCGGCCAAACAGTGGAATTATTGGCGTTCCAGCGTTGGCTGTTGTGGCGTTCGAAATCGCCGCTTTTTGCCTGAATCATTTCCTGATCGTCGAAATCGAATAACGAGATCATCGCCGTGCGGCGAACACCGCCGGAAACGGCTGCGTTACCAACGGCACACATCATATCGTGCGCATCTATCGGGCGAAGCAAGCTGCCCTGGCGAGCCAAAATCCGCTGGCGTGAAAAATCGAGCATTTTGCGCAACGGCTGCGGACCGGAAGCGCGACCACCTTTGATACGCAGCGGTGCGCCGGCCTCGCGGATTTGCGAATAATCATAAATAATATCGCCGCCATCGAACCAGGTTTGCAGACCGATACGCAACGCATCTGCCCAGCCTTCGGCTGAATCTTCGATGGTGTAGCGAACCGGTTTTGCATTGCGCTGGCGTTTGATGCGCGGGAATTTTTCGATATACTGGCTTTCCACGGAAAACCCGACACCGCAACCGCACATGGAAATAATCAGCGCTTCCACAAATGAATCGATGCTGTCCACCGGCATGTAGGAACAGTTGTAAATACAAATGTTGTTCCGGCGGGCGGCGGCACCGGCCATCGCCAACAGGCGCATGGAGGTCATCGCTTTCATTTCCAGCATGTATTCGCGAATGCGCGTATACAGCGCTGCGGGCAATCGATATTCCGAAAGCTCTTTTAAATAGTTAACCGCGCGATCGATGGTTTCTACCCATGTTTCGCGGCGTCCCAATTCATAATTGAAACGGGAATATTTATCATAGAACTGAAATTTCTGAAGCTGGGTCGGAAAAAATTTGTCCGATACCGCAAATGCATTACGAACATCCTCGGGAATCGGGCGTTCCTGGCGCTGTTTGGCGTGTTCTGCGCGATAGAGGATGTAGCTTTTGGCTGCTTCGTATTCGCCGGCAGCTTGCAGCACCATTTCAACCACGTCCTGAACCTCTTCTACGCTGGGTTCTTCGTATTTCGCGGAAATGATGTTCACAACCTGCTGGGCCAGTTCGGATACCGGGGTACTGGGTTCCCGGTTGATGCTGCGGAAACATAAATTAATGGCATTCTCAATTCGTTCAATTTCGAATGGCATTACCCGCCCATCGCGTTTGCGAATGAACTCCGGCGGTTTTACTTCCACCGTGATTCTCGGCTGGGTAACTACAGCCACAGAGCTGCCATTTTTTGCAGCGCCGTTCTTCGATTTCTCTGGCAAGTTTGGCGCTTGTTTTGACGGCATGTGACGCTCCTCCATGATGTTATGGGATGTGGTAATGTATGTTTGCGCTAAAAAAACGCAATTATTTTATAGGAAAAAAGATTAATTCCGGGCACAGCGTAGGGCAAGCGAAGCTCGTCCAATTTTTTAATTTGCGGTAGCTCGTACTTCGAAGTTCGGCGTCAAAGTAATGTTCGATCACCTTTAGAATCAAGAGAAATTTTTATTCAACACAACCTTTTTTTGCTTCCATCCCTTGACTCGCGATTCGTCCATTTTTGTTGATGGCATCCATGCGAGGGTTAATTTTCGTGAACAAAAGTTCACAAAACAACCCATTTATTGGTGTGAGCAATGCCGCAAATTCAAAAAAACCAATTTTAAGATGATTTCTGGGAATCCAATCCCTGATTCCGGTGGTGTCAATTTGGCGATGTAAAAACTGTATCATCGAAAGAAAACCCCGAAACATGAGAGCGTTTTTCACAAAGTAACGGCTGTTTTTCGGCAATATTTTTACTGGAAAAAGGGGTTTTTTGTGATTATTTTTTATGGATTTGGGTCAATTTATCCGGCATAATTTCATCTGCAACTGTTGCTAAAAAATCCTGTTTTGTAAAACAATTTTTTCCGATAAAATACCCGGACAGACAAACCGGCGCGTTCGCCGCACGTCATTTTTTCGCATCAAAAACCGCGATAGGCGGAGTAATGTTTTGTTGCAATCAATCCCCAAAATGGGACAACTGAATCAAAGAGGAACCACCCGATGCCCAGATTTCCAAAATTTTCCGACCGGCTTTTGCAATTGAGCGGCTCTGTTTTCGAAAAATTTTTACCCAAAATGCGCGAAAAAGGTGCGGATTTGGTGAAACTGCACATCGGTGATTCCTATTTGCCGCCACCGTATGAATTGCCGGTTGATCCGCAATTTTTGGCGGCGCATCCGCATTTCAACCGCTATTGCAACACGATGGGCGTTCCGGAACTCCGCGAAGCGCTCGCTGAAAAGGTGAACACAGACAACGGGCTGAAGGCAACGGCGGATGACATCATGCTCACTGCCGGCGCATCCAACGCGCTGACTGTCAGCATGATGAGCATTGTTAATCCCGGTGAAGAAGTGCTGGTGCTCACCCCATGCTGGCCATTTTTCCCCGGAATGGTGAAGCTGGCCGGCGGCGTTGTACGGGAAGTGTCGCTATATTCGCGGCTGTATGCCGAGCCGGAATTATCGATTGAGGAACTGCTGGCAGCGCAACTTTCCGATAAAACCGTGGCGATTTATCTCAACTCGCCTAACAATCCCAGCGGCAAAGTGCTCAACCGGACGCAGTTGGCATCGGTGGCCGCATTCGCCAAAAAACACAGCCTGTGGCTGCTCTCGGACGAAGCTTACGACGGAATGACGTTCGACGGAAACGAGCACATTTCTGTTGGCAGCTTTCCGGGTATGTTTGAGCAAACGCTGTCGATTTTCACTTTTTCCAAAGTGTTCATGTTTGCGGGATTGCGGTTGGGATACATCGCTGCGCCGCACGAATTGCTCAAACAGATGAATAAAGCGTTGGTGCACATCCTTTACAGCCCGTCCACGCTGGCGCAACAAATGATGGTTGAACCGGTGAAACAGCGCAAAACCTGGTCATCTGCATTTGTCGAACATTGCCACGAGCTGCGCGATATTATTTCCGGCGGATTGGAAATTCCGCACATCGTGCCGGAAGGTGGTTACTATCTGTTTTTCGATATGAGCCCAAATTTGTTCGGACGGGATTATTGGCAACTGATTGATGATTGTCTGGAAGCTGGCGTGTCGATCGCGCCGGGAAAAGATTTCGGGAACGATTTTCACAGCTACATCCGCATCTGCTTTGCGGGCGAATCGCCGGATCGTCTGAAAATTGCAGCGGATCGATTGAACAGCGTGCTGTTGCCGTAACACGAAACTTATCCGGAAAACCGGCCGTTTTATTGGAGAAGATGAAGTTGCCGTTCGTATAAACAGTTGTCAAATCCGTTCAAAAACGGGGTGAAATGCGGGATATTATTTAGTCGATGAATCGCGTAACGAAAATGAGTATATTAACATCCTATATTAATGTATGATTATTGACAGATTTTAGGAGAAATAATGGCCTGGTTTAAAAACAAAAAAAATAATGATGAAGCCCCTGAAAATACCCCGCAAGCCGATGACAGCAGCGCAACCGAACAAAACGAGCGTGTTGTGGTCACGGATAATGCCCGGATAAAACTCAATCAGTTGATTCAGGGAGCGCAATCGCCGGTGTTGGGCGTGCGGATTTTGGCGGAAGCCACATCGCCGGTGAATCCGGAATACAGCCTCGCGTTCGTTCAGGAAGGTGAGGATTTTGACGACGACACTGTGCTCGATTTCGATGATTTCAAAATTTTTATCGACGCGGACAGTCTGGAATATATTAATGAAGTGAAGCTGGATTTCATCCAGCAAGGCATGGGCGGCGGATTTCGCATCGATAAAGTGGTGAAAGCCGCACAAGTTGACGGACCGATTGCCGAAAAATTGCAAACGGTGATCGACCAGCAAATTAATCCGGCACTGGCGCTGCACGGCGGTTTTGTGAAACTGGTAGATGTTCAGGGAACCACCGCATACATCGAGCTTGGCGGCGGTTGCCGTGGCTGCGGTATGGTGGATGTGACGCTGAAACAGGGCATCGAAGTGATGATCAAACAAAGCGTTCCGGAAATCACCGAAATTCTGGACAGCACCGATCACGCCAGCGGACGAAACCCGTATTATCAGCCGAGCAAATAACCAACAGATTTTTCTAAATGAGAGAAAAACCGTTTCATTACAAATTTGAATGGGATTTTGTTAAAGCAGAAAAAAACCTGCAAAAGCACGATATTCGATTTGAAAATGCAGCAGAAATTTTTAAAGATCCACTTTCTATTTCATTGTTTGACAAAACACACAGCGATATTGAAGAAAGATGGATAACTCTCGGGCAGGATTATTCGGGAAAATTGATCGTCGTTGTTCATACTTTCGAGGAATTAGAAGAAGCCGATATTCGAATCCGGATTATTTCTGCCAGAAAAGCAACCAAAAGAGAAGTTAAGGCGTATCAAAATGGCTGATATCAAAAAAGAATATGATTTTACGGTCGGGGAACGAGGTAAGTTTTACCGTCCAAATGCAAAACTGGAATTGCCGGTTTATTTGGAAAAAGACGTTGCCGAGTTTATTCAAGAATATGCCCGACAAAAAAACATTGATACCAATCAAGTTGTGAATGATTGGTTGAGAAACAATATCAAACTGATCCAGTCGCTTTTATAGCACACGTCAGTAATTTTTATGATTAAAGTTCCCCGCCAAACAAAAATTTTACTCATTTCAACTTATGAAATCGGGCGCCAGCCCTTTGGATTGGCATCGCCGGCGGCGTGGTTGCGGCGCGATGGCTTTTCCGTCAATACCGTCGATTGCGCAATTCAACCGTTCCCGGAACAACTCGCGCGCGAAGCGGATTTGGTTGCGTTTTATTTGCCAATGCACACTGCCACTCGTCTGGCAGCGGGCATGATTCCGCGCGTTTGGTCGCTTAATCCCCAGACGCATATTTGCTGTTACGGGCTGTACGCGCCGATGAACGATGATTTTTTGCTGCAACTCGGCGTAAAAACCATCATCGGTGGGGAATTTGAAACGGATTTGCGAAAACTGGCGCGGGAAATCGATAACTCGAAATCATCAATTGAAGATATCGAATCGCCACATTCGGTGACAATTTCGTTTGAACGGCAGCAATTCGTGCTGCCGGATCGCAGCGATCTGCCGGAATTGCGAAAATACGCTCAACTTTGCTGCAAAAATGCATCGCCGAAAATTACCGGCTACACCGAAACCACGCGCGGCTGCAAACATTTGTGTCGCCACTGCCCGATTGTGCCGGTTTACGGCGGGCGATTCCGGGTGATTCAGCCGGAAATTGTGCTGGCAGATATTCGCCAGCAGGTGGAAATGGGTGCACAGCACATCACTTTTGGCGATCCCGATTTTTTCAACGGACCGACGCACGCCGTAAAAATCGTTCGGGTGCTGCACGATGAATTTCCGCAACTCACCTACGATGTGACCATCAAAATCGAGCATTTGCTGAAGCATCGCGAACACCTGACCGTGCTCCGTGATACCAACTGCGCGTTCGTCACCAGCGCGGTGGAAGCGGTGGACGACCAAATTTTGCAAATTTTCGACAAAGGGCACACGCGGGCGGATTTTGTGGCGACGGCAAAAGAATTCTCGGAAATTGGATTGGCGCTCAATCCCACGTTTGTCACATTCAATCCGTGGATCTCGTTGGGAGGCTATTTTGACTTGCTTAAATTATTGGCGGAATTGAATTTAGTAACGCAGGTTTCGCCGATCCAACTGGCAATCCGGTTGCTAATTCCCAACGGATCGCGGCTGCTGGAATTGCCGGAAACGCAACAGATTCTCGGTGAATTCAATCGCGAATTGCTCACTTACGAATGGGCGCATCCCGATCCCCGAATGGATGAATTGCAGCGCGGCGTGATGCAACTGGTCGATCGCGGCAGCAAACGCAATTTGTCCCGAACCGAAATTTTCGCACACATTTGGGATGCGGTAAACGCCATCGCCGGAACAGACGAGCCACTGCCGGAGCTGGCGGAAATTCCCGGTCGCGCCGAAATTCCCTATCTCAACGAGCCGTGGTATTGCTGAGCGGAGCCAACTGACGAGCAGTTTGCTCGTATCTGATTTTTTTAATT of Calditrichia bacterium contains these proteins:
- a CDS encoding radical SAM protein; this encodes MIKVPRQTKILLISTYEIGRQPFGLASPAAWLRRDGFSVNTVDCAIQPFPEQLAREADLVAFYLPMHTATRLAAGMIPRVWSLNPQTHICCYGLYAPMNDDFLLQLGVKTIIGGEFETDLRKLAREIDNSKSSIEDIESPHSVTISFERQQFVLPDRSDLPELRKYAQLCCKNASPKITGYTETTRGCKHLCRHCPIVPVYGGRFRVIQPEIVLADIRQQVEMGAQHITFGDPDFFNGPTHAVKIVRVLHDEFPQLTYDVTIKIEHLLKHREHLTVLRDTNCAFVTSAVEAVDDQILQIFDKGHTRADFVATAKEFSEIGLALNPTFVTFNPWISLGGYFDLLKLLAELNLVTQVSPIQLAIRLLIPNGSRLLELPETQQILGEFNRELLTYEWAHPDPRMDELQRGVMQLVDRGSKRNLSRTEIFAHIWDAVNAIAGTDEPLPELAEIPGRAEIPYLNEPWYC
- a CDS encoding BrnT family toxin, which translates into the protein MREKPFHYKFEWDFVKAEKNLQKHDIRFENAAEIFKDPLSISLFDKTHSDIEERWITLGQDYSGKLIVVVHTFEELEEADIRIRIISARKATKREVKAYQNG
- a CDS encoding pyridoxal phosphate-dependent aminotransferase, with amino-acid sequence MPRFPKFSDRLLQLSGSVFEKFLPKMREKGADLVKLHIGDSYLPPPYELPVDPQFLAAHPHFNRYCNTMGVPELREALAEKVNTDNGLKATADDIMLTAGASNALTVSMMSIVNPGEEVLVLTPCWPFFPGMVKLAGGVVREVSLYSRLYAEPELSIEELLAAQLSDKTVAIYLNSPNNPSGKVLNRTQLASVAAFAKKHSLWLLSDEAYDGMTFDGNEHISVGSFPGMFEQTLSIFTFSKVFMFAGLRLGYIAAPHELLKQMNKALVHILYSPSTLAQQMMVEPVKQRKTWSSAFVEHCHELRDIISGGLEIPHIVPEGGYYLFFDMSPNLFGRDYWQLIDDCLEAGVSIAPGKDFGNDFHSYIRICFAGESPDRLKIAADRLNSVLLP
- a CDS encoding NifU family protein, which translates into the protein MAWFKNKKNNDEAPENTPQADDSSATEQNERVVVTDNARIKLNQLIQGAQSPVLGVRILAEATSPVNPEYSLAFVQEGEDFDDDTVLDFDDFKIFIDADSLEYINEVKLDFIQQGMGGGFRIDKVVKAAQVDGPIAEKLQTVIDQQINPALALHGGFVKLVDVQGTTAYIELGGGCRGCGMVDVTLKQGIEVMIKQSVPEITEILDSTDHASGRNPYYQPSK
- a CDS encoding recombinase, whose product is MPSKQAPNLPEKSKNGAAKNGSSVAVVTQPRITVEVKPPEFIRKRDGRVMPFEIERIENAINLCFRSINREPSTPVSELAQQVVNIISAKYEEPSVEEVQDVVEMVLQAAGEYEAAKSYILYRAEHAKQRQERPIPEDVRNAFAVSDKFFPTQLQKFQFYDKYSRFNYELGRRETWVETIDRAVNYLKELSEYRLPAALYTRIREYMLEMKAMTSMRLLAMAGAAARRNNICIYNCSYMPVDSIDSFVEALIISMCGCGVGFSVESQYIEKFPRIKRQRNAKPVRYTIEDSAEGWADALRIGLQTWFDGGDIIYDYSQIREAGAPLRIKGGRASGPQPLRKMLDFSRQRILARQGSLLRPIDAHDMMCAVGNAAVSGGVRRTAMISLFDFDDQEMIQAKSGDFERHNSQRWNANNSTVWPDRPLTQMELTRYMLDMVESGRGEPGIFARHAITNSIPERRKQDVFGTNPCGEIVLRPYEFCNLSIAIARADDTYETLRDKVEVATIIGTIQSMATHFPGLRPQWKHNCEEERLLGVDINGQLDSKIAQDPEVMKMLKQVAVETNRQVAQMLSINPSASVTCVKPSGNSSQLFDCSPGIHARWSPYYIRNVRVGTHTPIYKVLKDAGVPMDPENGQMPETAETWVIHFPVKAPEGAITRNDRTAIEQLNYWLQCKLNWTEHNPSVTITYRPDEVIDIIKWVWKNQDRIGGITFLPAFDAQYDQMPYEEISEDEYERLAAAFPKIDFSKLFRHEEEDYTTAAQELACFAGSCDLDFVDFRNKKDN